A single genomic interval of uncultured Sunxiuqinia sp. harbors:
- a CDS encoding M64 family metallopeptidase, translating into MIRKWMLISLLIVFTSGVLLAKPQFSDYFINKTLRIDYLLTGTADTAEVILEQLKKEPNYGGSHFNLIDEFDFGTYRYQLFDKESNELIFSKGFCPIFQEWQTTDEAKKQKRSFYQVAILPFPKKVCSFVVEERNWEGEFVSVYSTDIDPKNYFILSENPKNLKSEKIIDSGEPKKKVDLVILSEGYTSEEMDKFEADARRMIDALFSAAPFSMHKDDFNVYTVEVPSDESGTDVPGEHIYKNTAFNSNFYTFDTPRYLTSQDMHAIHDAAAVVPYDHIYVLVNTDRYGGGGFYNYLSLTSVDDRLSEIVFVHEFGHGFAGLADEYYTSDVAYADYYNLEVEPWEPNITTLVNFESKWMDLIEEGTPQPTPRNVANSKMVGVFEGGGYLAKGIYSPMMDCRMKTNEAKEFCPVCQQAIEKVIEWHCQ; encoded by the coding sequence ATGATTAGAAAATGGATGCTTATCAGCTTGTTGATTGTTTTTACATCCGGGGTTCTATTGGCGAAACCTCAGTTTTCGGACTATTTTATAAACAAGACTTTGCGTATTGATTACTTGTTGACCGGAACGGCTGATACGGCTGAAGTTATTCTGGAGCAGTTAAAGAAGGAGCCTAATTATGGCGGTTCGCATTTTAATTTAATTGACGAATTTGATTTTGGAACCTATCGGTATCAGCTTTTCGACAAAGAGTCAAACGAGTTAATTTTTTCAAAAGGATTCTGTCCTATTTTTCAAGAGTGGCAAACCACTGATGAGGCAAAAAAACAAAAGCGTAGTTTTTACCAAGTGGCTATTTTACCATTTCCTAAAAAAGTGTGCTCTTTTGTTGTCGAAGAGCGAAACTGGGAAGGAGAATTTGTAAGCGTTTATTCGACTGATATAGATCCCAAAAACTATTTTATTCTGAGTGAAAATCCGAAGAATCTGAAGTCAGAAAAAATTATAGACAGCGGGGAACCCAAGAAAAAGGTTGATCTGGTTATTTTGTCGGAAGGCTATACTTCAGAAGAGATGGATAAATTTGAAGCTGATGCCAGGCGGATGATCGATGCCTTGTTTTCTGCTGCTCCGTTTAGTATGCATAAAGATGATTTTAACGTTTATACTGTTGAGGTACCATCTGATGAATCGGGAACTGATGTGCCAGGTGAGCACATTTATAAGAATACAGCTTTTAACTCCAATTTTTACACCTTTGATACACCGCGCTACCTAACTTCACAAGATATGCATGCAATTCACGATGCCGCAGCTGTCGTGCCATATGATCATATTTACGTGTTGGTAAATACCGATAGATATGGTGGCGGTGGATTTTACAACTATCTGTCACTGACGTCAGTTGACGATCGTTTATCCGAAATTGTATTTGTTCATGAATTCGGACATGGCTTTGCTGGATTAGCTGATGAGTATTATACTTCTGATGTAGCTTATGCTGATTATTATAATTTGGAGGTGGAGCCTTGGGAACCGAATATTACTACTTTGGTTAATTTTGAATCAAAATGGATGGATTTGATTGAAGAAGGCACGCCACAGCCAACGCCTAGAAATGTTGCCAATAGCAAAATGGTGGGTGTTTTTGAAGGGGGGGGGTATC